Sequence from the Castanea sativa cultivar Marrone di Chiusa Pesio chromosome 12, ASM4071231v1 genome:
attcaaaatattGAATACTATATGTAGGGTtgcaatttgtacctaagcccaacaAAAGGAAtggtataggcccaaagagcccaatacaataaatttaataaagagtgagttagaaatcttgtttctaatgagCTTAAATGACAACAAAAATGGCCCAAGATTACAAAATGATGAGATTGAATTAGTTTGTATGATGAAAGTAGTCCTCAAACTCAAGCTAAGGAGcagatttttatatttcttatttcttaaagATTTATTACAGATAttcagtctacagtgttttctcttcctttctcccAATCCCCTTTGTCCGTGACCTTCTCCCATCTTATCTCTTCCTTCTTGCTCTCCGCGTGTAAGTCTAGTCTGTTAACGttgatatttgtcccatcaacaCTTTCGGGAAATCTTTAGGTAATAGCTATAAGGCTAAAAATCACTattcagatatcacttcctcattaatgcggccagagacttaggtacagagtattcaatgcggtgataacaattttttcttaaatatttccCAAATTTTCCTGCTTTCCGTGCTCCCGTGAAACATATCCTCATACATAAGTCCTCCTAGAAGATCATTCTGGACAAAAATGACGCACCATCTGAGCCTTACTTCGCTTAGTTGAGGAGATATCCCTCCTTGGATTACTTCCCTTAGCTTCTTCTGCCACAATTTGCTCGTGGGTCTCTAGGTATGACATCTTTATCGCTATCAATCCATCCTCAGACAGGTAAACATTCTTGGATAAAGCCCATGACCCAAAAATGCACCTTGAACCTTTTAtccccacactatatatataaccaaaacttAGTAATGGAGAACATATTATTGATATATAGTTGACTTgttgtataattaaaaaaaaaaactttaaaaacaataaatctaatGGAACTACTAAATACTTTTCTTTATAAGGATTGTTAACCTACGTCATTCAACTAACACTTCCATTTAAATTATCATCTTCAATCACCCTTTGAAATTTCATGGTTGCCTTTACTTCTTGCCTAACAGGATtgcacaaatttattattcCATCTGCATGCATATTAAGGCACAGTAAACAAAAGCAAACATACAAGCACAAAAATCTCCCTTGTAGTTGTTtaatttctctaaataaatgccAAGTTAATGTTAGAGTCTCAACACCTATTCCAAACTTAAACACGCCACCAACTCTACCAATTTCCAAATTGGTTCTAAGGCACCACGTAGTACATGCAACCCTGCAAAGCTCACAAATGAGAGCAAGAATTATGCAATTCAATAATAACTATacatttttatgttaattatttatttaagaacaacaacaaaatttgagGAGACTCTCCCCAAAATAACCACCGATCATCATTGAAAccaaaacaattttaaacaaaactatCAATCAAATGAATAATTACGTTAATTTCACTATTTAAATTAGAAAGAGTAGCTACTCGGAAAAGGCAGTAACTTACATTGTTAACTGATACTTGCATTGCATATGAAAAAACCTAACTATATAGTTAACAGTTAAAACCTAACTACGTAAATTCTTCTCCAAggattttaacttaaaaaaattcttttttaataattgttacAATAAATGGGGGAGGAAAGATTCGATTTATAATtagttttactaaaaaaaaaaaaaagaccatatAAGGTTATTGTGTGGAAGTGAGAGTCTTTGATGCTATATGGCACATTCAtatagtggactcaagaagtgGTAGAGAAAATCTGtgaattaaaaatagaaatgcTCTCAAGCAGTTCTGTGCAATTGGATATAAAATTTATGGGGGCAACTCTTctccttaattaaaaaaaaaaaaaagagaagaataagAGTAGTCAATCAATGATTcaatgaaagaagagagaatcTAGGAAGAAAAAGTACTATATTGTTCCTTTTTATCCCAGTAtgatacaaaaagaaaatatggtaAATTATGGAGAGGTATTGGGATCCAGACTATCCAGGTAATTTGTTCTTCAAATAGTTAGTCGCATGAGACATTGCACTATATGCCGCATGTGATAAAATGGTCAAAAATTGACTTTCTAGACACTGTAATTATCACCCAAAATCATGTTATTTGTTTTCGTAAAAGCCAAACTAGAGGGTCCCAAAGTAATGAAGATTAggtgtttctctctttttacaAAATAGAGAATAGTATATATGGTACTTTAAAACTTTGCAATTATAAAGCGTGGACAATGAATAGGAAAACTTCATATCAAAGAATAgtagaacatttttttttttcaaaaattccaaatatcaaattcccccccccccccccccccctaaagctataaaataatttgattttgggCGGGGTTAAAAGCCTCATCCAATGTCGCCAACTATTTTTGACGTatctacttttgttttttttctcaaaaatactTTTTGATTGGATATcgtttattttactaaaaatttattgctaaaaatactatagaaaaataatttttaaaactaaaaacactgtataACACTTATTGTTGCGTTTTTCCCTGGGTGGcttgtccatgaacagtgccatgGGACCTGGCTCCAAAACGCAGACAATTTCTATGCTAATGTAcgttaagggtctgtttggataccgtttattttactgaaaactgaaaatattgtagcaaaataatttttaaattatgaatagtTCCGTGTGACCCATGATTTATTGCTTATTGTTGCGTTTTCAGTACTTAGCTGGTTCGTAAACAGTGTCATAAGATCCAATAAAAAAGCGCGAAACACAAAATCATTGCATGGCAAACGCACGCTAAGTCAATATTTGGTTTaggtgaaaagtgaaaacatgAAGAATGAAAAACTTTCGGTGGAAAGTGagtggaaaattgaaaattttcattgtttgattaagaataaaaaatatggaaaaaataaGTGGGGCTCAAATTTTTTCACTCAAATCCAtcaaattgttttcttttcaaatcaGGAAGAAATCTGGGATGAATATAGGGAGGTAAACTGCCATTccatacaacttttttttttcctactctTCAACTATCATTTTTGGTCAATTCCAAACCACTTTAAGTAAATTTAcacaaattactttttttttctctcattatttttctcaaccaaacaaatgcAATCTATATTATCTTACATTATTCTACATTTTCATTCTTCCAACTAAATTCACatggtgaaaaattaaaatatttttcatcatcctaCTTTTCTATCATTTCAACCAAATTAAAACATGATTAGCGCTTTGCATAACTAAAGAAGCTATTTGTAATTACTGCTTATGGTTTCTCCATCAATCAGGTTACTACTTACAGTTTCTCCATCAATCAGATGGATTGAATATGGTTTGctgatatttaatatataaaaaattatatttcactTGCATgaggtttaattctttaataaaGATTAAtccaaaattgataaaaaaaaaaatacacgtttaaatcaattttactgtaaaaataaattcatcGAATAAATTACAATCTCAACAtattgaattaatgaatgaaaaaatatatataactaagtACAAGTTTATAATTTGTAACTTTTAAAACCACATGTTAATatattcattcaaatgaaaTCAATGGCAAgaaagatttaattaattatttttattttcaatttttaggtAATGGACAATAAAATAAGGGTGATGATATTTAACACAACTCACGAAGATGACATGAATACATGGATTTGCATCAAAACAGGTCAAGCCACTTTgacataattaataaataagttaATTCGTGTTAACTTGCTAAACCCGCCATTAACCCGAAATAACCCTACAAAGGTGGGTGTTGGGTTCAAGGCTCAGGTTTTGAAATAAGCCAAAGccataaaacaaaagaaaagacatAAAGGTTGTAGAGGTACATGTTCATCATATCAATGGTCTATGAACCAAAAGGTACATCCTATTTCTTTCCAAAGGACatgcaaaagaaaagagaaaacttAGGGACAGTTTTTTACAGGAATTTAGTCTATGGGTTGTGATGAAATTCATATTGTATTCTACCAAACAAAATGTAAGGCATATAGTTTTGACAGAGATATGTGTCATTAGCTGATTGGGGAGCAAGGTTTATCAAAACCTTTATCAACTGCTCtgtttcaaaataaatacattCTTCTTTGTCTTATGTATGTTATTTATTTCACTAAATTGCCAGTGAGATTGTTTATGCCTCCATGAAATGATTATAGCAATCTTGTTTTCACATTCTTTTTCATTCCTCTACATCCATATACCTTAATGCTTAAAAATACGAGCTCAATAATCATCATATTCATGTCATGATAGAGTTTTAAAAACGAAattgcccaaaaaaattaaaagaacatGGCAAGAATCTTGAAAAGGGTACTTCATGGACCATAGGCATGAATGAGTCCAAAATTTAGCCTTGTttacctgtggtttgaaattcCGTGATGCAAATGTTCCGTTGGATTCTTTTTGatcttatttgattttgtatttttatgttttttgtgtttttgaagaagagagacataaaaatggaGTAAAACTACCTATTTAGCCTTGTTTTTAACAGAAATGAGTTACAAAAATCTAACTAAGCTATCTTGAGGTGGGTAAAATGTTACATTTTAAGCCACAAGTaagtaacttaaatttcaattaaaccACAAGcaattaagttgtaattttctcTATATAATAATAGCATTTTCTATATGCCCCACTATATTTTATTACCAATGGTCCAATGGGATACTTTTATTTTGGTCATCCATATATTTCAATATACATGTACATGTCATTATctttaataattcaaattattataAGATTCCCAGCTAACCAAATTAGGCCAACATGCTTGGACATATACGAGATgttaatatgtctaatataatatgcttttacaaaaattaatcatGTACGTTACCTAACACAAACATGTCCAGAAGTTCACAATTTAATCAAACAATTGTGGAAAAAGGTTGAGAAAGTGCTACGTTTTCCTGGTCAGGTCCAAATtcctaattataatatttatgaacatgcaaaaaaaaaaaaaacttttcttaaaGCTAAATTTATCTACATTGCACTCAACAAAGTTTTGATTGGAAAATAGAAATAGAAGTTGACATGAAAACCAAATTCGAACGGAATTGAAAATCAGAGACATTGAGGAAACGTGGCGTTTTGCTTATTCTAATTGTAATCACAAATTTTCTCTATTGATTAGAGTTAAGAATTTCTTAGCTGTGTTCAATTTGAACAgttcaaaaattcaaagaagTCATGTTCATTGACTAAAGAATAACGTTGGTCACCCACCCAAAAAAGTGATAGTAACAAGAAGCTaatgaagaaaacaaaactCTTCTCCAAGTCTCATTGGCTATACCATCACAAAAATTGACATGCACAAAAAGTAGAGAACCAACTTAAAGGCatattaataattgtttttcttttatttgggctcaaccaaccaaacaaaacaaaacaaaaaaagttttgtattgTCAAGCTTGAAATTCCATAACAGGCCAAAGGCCCAACTAAACCAGgcatttttttctataaaacaaAATAGTGTATAAATatgattgataaaaaaaaaaattaactgatCAGAGTGGCGCAGCGGAAGCGTGGTGGGCCCATAACCCACAGGTCCCAGGATcgaaacctggctctgatataTAAGAGTAGGCTTCCATTGcaaattctattattattttcgaTTTTAaacatctttttatttataaggaAAGTCAAATGAATATATGTCttcgttatttttttttccatttccactacaaaatattttactctTTTATAAGGAAAGTGAAATGAATAtgtcttttgttgtttttttttccctccatttccACAGCAAGTTCTTttaacttttctatttttattttaaaaggaaaattatatgAATATATAACATGCGAGACAAAGGATTTTTATTCCACTTTATTCTTAGTGGTTACCACTTATCCCATCACAAAAATTGACATGCGCAAAATGGAGAGTACCAACTTAAAGGCatattattcagcaaaaaaataaaaaaaccttaaaggcatattaataattgtttttcctttatttgagcacaaaaaaaaagaaaaaagtgcaTGTCTTTCTTTTGACccgcaaaacaaaacaaaaaaagattttgtaCTGTTAAGCCTGAAAATCATTAACAGGCCAAAGGCCCAACTGAACcggtctttttttttctttttttcttttttgtaaaatagtgtataaaaataattgaaaaaagtACATATCAACTGATCAGAGTGGCGCAGCGGAAGCGTGGTGGGCCCATAACCCACAGGTCCCAGGATcgaaacctggctctgatataAAGGAGTAGGTGTCCATTgcgaattttattttatttttccatttccaCTAcaaaatctttatatatataaaaggaaagtGAAATGAATATATgtcttttgttgattttttccATTTGCACAGCAAATTCTTTTaacttttctaattttattttataaggaaagttaTATGAATATATAGCAAGTGAGACAAAGGATTTTTAttccacttttttatttatttattttttggatctttttttcattttaaacttttgtaTACAGGGCAAATGGGCTGGAGGATTTgtatttcacataaaaaaaccCACCCAAATAATGATAACAAAGAATACAAATTTTCTATACCACTTTTTGTGTTCCATTCATGTTCTACCAATCATGGTATGTTGAGCTTAGTAGAGTAAGCTTGTAACTGAGTAACTCAGTATGTTGGGATTGACTAAATGGGATGTGGTTAGTATGTTAATTTGTCTACCTTAGTGTCAATATTCAGCAAGCCCCTTGCCCTTGGGTTAAAGGGCACCCCCACCCTCAATAAATGGGTAGCccacttcttttttctttttctttttttaaatcatggtATGccatttgtttaaattattttctattttaaattttgattattttataaggaaagtcaAATGAATACATGACATACCATGATTGGTAGAACATAAACTATAATACAAAATGTGGTACAAATGATTTATATTTGATGGCAAGAAGCTAATAGAGAAAACTCTTCTCCCATTCTTAGTGGTTTATTCCAACACAAATGCTCAGTttgttttaaagtaaaatatcttcaaacataaaatattttatatataaaacatttacAGGTGTTTGATATGACATATAAAGTTTTTTAAGCAAACCACCAAACTAGATACTTACCATCAAAGTGGTCTCTAGTGACCGAATTGTAGACACTAGTTATTGGAATGACAACTTCGGTCATTGGACATTGGTGAGATAATGTTTCTGATTATTGGATTGCCAGTATCGACTATCTAGCCCATCAAACCGGTGAACAAGTCACTAgatgggagagagagaaagctactctgtgtttttgtaaaatattttaccaaaattttagagataaaaattttatctttaaaattgACATGCACAAAAAGGAGAGTACCAACTTAGGGCCTTAGGCATGTGAATCATTGTTCTTAATTTATTGAtcccaaaaaagcaaaaaggtCCATATCTTTCTTGTGGCCCGCAAAACAAAAGGCGGAAAAGATTATGTTTTCTATTGTCAAGCCTAAAATTTCGTCACAGACCAAGGCCCAATTGaatcatgcatttttcattaaacttatggtataaatatattataattgaaGGTATATCAACAAATCAGAGTGGCGCAGCGGAAGCGTGGTGGGCCCATAACCCACAGGTCCCAGGATcgaaacctggctctgatacaaTTGAGTAGCTTCCGTCGCCcccaattctttttcttaaatttccaAACTCACATAAACGACGTCGTAGCAGCTCACCCTCACCACTCTATCAAAAATCCTTATCCACGTGTTCACTCCTAACTGGCTCCATTCGCACACTGTCCGGGCGATATATCGCcagaaacaaaaagataaaataaaaaagaaattcaaaaatcgAAGAAAACGAGAAAAGAGAGGATTTATTAAAAGtcaaaaacccccaaaaaaaaataaaaaaagagaaaaatcccTAACCCCTTAAAAATATCGcgataaaatcaaaaaaaagaaCCAGAATCTTCAGCAAACCTCCGATTATCTCTCCGTCGAGAAGCCCAATCTCTTTCTCTCAGTAAGCTCCTTAAATTTCTCGCTATTTctctttcactctttttttcatttttctttttttttttttaaaattattctccCAAACcgtttttgctcttttttaatttttagtaactgttttttatgttttgtgctCTTATAATCTGAAAACATTTTCAGCTATTATATGGGTCGGATTCACTGCAAATCTGAACTATTACTTGTTTGGTTTGtgagaaaatggaggaaaataaaggaaagttcgaaacttttttctcttttctgtaATATGCAAACTGGGTCTGCAAAGCCATTGTTGTTTGTTTccatggaaaatgttttcctgGAAAAGGTAAAATATTTAAGTTGTTTTACTAGGATACATTATGGGAAATGGAATTTGGAGCTTGTTTAATTTCTACAAGCAGATTTGGAAGGAAAcccacacattttttttttaaaaaatgtttttttttttctgtctgTATCTGTTTTACTGTTTATGTATTTTTTCATAGTGTGTTGGATTTATTTGAAAAGAGAAACGTTAAAATTTTATCGAAATTTGTGAAGCTGGGATAAGAATATAGGAGGCAATAAGATTTATTTCAGAACTGGGTTTCACAGGAATTCATGAATTCATGTGCCAACAGTGCTCACAATTCTgggttaaaaagaaaaaaacacaaaaatttgatCATTTATTTGTGCTTGATCGAGTTGATTCTGTTTCAATCAGTTTATAGGGACCACAATTTGAGCTATATAACTATAACATTTATCGTTTATCTATGTTATTGAAGTAATGGTCACACATTTCATTGAGATTACTTATTTTATATCTACATTTTAAGAATTTCAATCAAGTTGCTATTGGTATTGAATTCGATCTTATTCAAAATGTGCCGTCATCCTTGTTACTCTGATGATTGCTTGTGTATTCTTGAGTGTGTAACAAgtacttttttttgggttgctaCATCAGGAGGGCTTGTGTCCTTTTCTTGGGCTCTTGGCAATGTTTGAAAATGTAACTAGTTCATGGTTTATATGAATGATTATCCAGCTGCTTATATTCACTTTTGGCTTGCTTCCTGCATAGGTTGACCTACAGGAGAATTATACAACTTCCACACCCTCAGTAAGTCCTTAGTTTTTTTTGCCATTATGATTGTTGTTAAGTATATAGTGCGTGTAGAATTGCAGTCCTGTGTAATAGACGCTCTAAATAATGGGAAAGTTTATGATCTAGTGTGATTATATCATGATAACACTGTCAATTGCTTGATAACTGTGTCTTTGCATAATTATATACTGTTTGTTTTTCCcaaattaatacttcaaatatgtatatattgcTTCTTAAGTTGAAGACATAGCATCTTTTTTGAAGTTAATTGTGTCAACTCTCTATGATTAGTTTGTTTTGGTGGGAGATGTCAAGAAAGCAGAAACTACTAACATTTATATGAACTAATTATACATTTTTCTTCTGGCAGTGGTTCGAGAAAAAGACATTTGCTGGGAATATGCTGAGAAACTGGAAGGAAATAAGGTGAGATGCAAATTTTGCCAGAGAGTTTTGAATGGCGGAATCAGTAGATTGAAGCATCATCTATCTCGACTTCCAAGTAAAGGTGTAAATCCATGTACCAAAGTGAGAGATGATGTCACTGACAGGGTGAGAGCTATAATAGCACAAAAGGAGGAGATTAAAGAAAATTCTTGTGTTACAAAGCCAAAGCTAGTAGAAGCCAAACCTCCTGGCAATATATCTGTGGTTAAAGCTTCTATGCCTTTGGAGTCAGTAGTATCTCCAGTTCAGAAAGTTTTTCCTTCTGTAACACCAATAGCTCCTCCATCCTTGAACAACCAAGAAAATGCAGAGAAAAAtattgctcttttcttttttgagaataagCTGGACTTCAGTGTTGCTCGTTCTTCATCCTATCAGCTTATGATTGATGCAGTAGCAAAGTGTGGTCCTGGATTTACAGGTCCATCAGCAGAGATACTGAAGACTATATGGTTGGAAAGGATAAAGTCTGAGGTGAGCCTACAATTGAAAGATGTAGAAAAAGAATGGACAACCACAGGTTGTACCATTATTGCAGACACGTGGACTGACAATAAATCAAGAGCTCTGATTAACTTTTTAGTTTCATCTCCTTCCAGGACCTTTTTCCACAAATCTGTAGATGCATCTTCATATTTCAAGAACACAAAATGCCTTGCTGATTTATTTGATTCTGTTATTCAAGATTTTGGCCCAGAAAATGTTGTGCAAATTATCATGGATAGTAGTTTCAATTATACTGGTATTGCAACCCATATTGCGCACAACTACAGAACCATTTTTGTGTCTCACTGTGCCTCTCAATGTTTGAATCTTATCTTGGAGGAAATTTCAAAGGTAGATTGGGTAAGCAGATGTATCTTACAAGCACAAACCATAACAAAGTTTATATACAATAATGCTTTGATGCTTGATTTGATGAAACAGTATACTGGGGCACAGGAACTTATTAAGACTGGTATCACAAAGTCCATATCCCACTTCCTCTCACTGCAGTCTTTGTTGAAGCAAAGATCTAGACTGAAGGTTATGTTCAATAGCCCTGAGTATTCTACGAACTCCTCATACACAAATAAACCGCAGAGCATAACTTGTATTGCCATTGTTGAGGATAATGATTTCTGGAGGGCAGTTGAAGAAAGTGTGGCCATCTCCGAGCCTTTTCTGAAAGTGTTGAGGGAAGTATCTGCAGGGAAACCAGCTGTGGGTTCTATTTACGAGCTAATGACGAGGGCCAAGGAATCGATAAGGACATACTATATAATGGATGAGAATAAGTGCAAGACATTCTTAGATATAGTAGATAGAAAGTGGCGGGAACAACTCCATTCACCCTTACATGCAGCAGCAGCATTTTTGAACCCTAGTATCCAGTATAATCCagaaatgaaatttattccagCTATGAAAGAAGATCTTTACAAAGTTCTGGAGATTCTACTTCCTATGCCTGATATGAGACGTGACATCACGAATCAAATATGTACCTTTACTAAGGTGAGAGGGAtgtttgcttgtaatttagcaaagGAAGCTAGAGACACCGTTCCACCTGGTAAGTACTTGATTTTGTATTCTATAAGATGTCTATAAGCATCTAAGAGTGAGTTGTATGCTATACATTTTTTCAGCATCTTAGTAGAATAGACAGATGTGAGGAGCAGATTGCACCCTATACACCAACTGCAATCCCATTATAGTGCATCATTATGACTATCATGGTTGGAATGATCTCTTAGCTGTAGAAATATCCTATTTTAGGCGAATCCTGCTTAAACAATAGTATTTTGAAGGCCCAGGTTGGAAGCTTGTAGAATTAGTTGTTTAGTTCAGACACAAATTTGAACTGGATTAAGAAGTCAGATTTATGGAGTTCAGGAGTTCCAATAAAATTTAGGGTTTGTCTTTACCATAACAATAATAGATGTCAGATTTAAGAATACTTTTTTCAGCAtaaatttaacatatatatatatatatatatctgagTAGTTAAAATCTAGGTAAAGCTAAGTGTAATATGATAATGTGATAAATTCTTGAACAAAGAGACCAAAAGGTTAGTCAATCttataataaaagaaacatTTGATCAATCTTCTCATGTGAAATAGTTGGATGTATATGTATTCTG
This genomic interval carries:
- the LOC142621224 gene encoding uncharacterized protein LOC142621224 isoform X2 — its product is MVREKDICWEYAEKLEGNKVRCKFCQRVLNGGISRLKHHLSRLPSKGVNPCTKVRDDVTDRVRAIIAQKEEIKENSCVTKPKLVEAKPPGNISVVKASMPLESVVSPVQKVFPSVTPIAPPSLNNQENAEKNIALFFFENKLDFSVARSSSYQLMIDAVAKCGPGFTGPSAEILKTIWLERIKSEVSLQLKDVEKEWTTTGCTIIADTWTDNKSRALINFLVSSPSRTFFHKSVDASSYFKNTKCLADLFDSVIQDFGPENVVQIIMDSSFNYTGIATHIAHNYRTIFVSHCASQCLNLILEEISKVDWVSRCILQAQTITKFIYNNALMLDLMKQYTGAQELIKTGITKSISHFLSLQSLLKQRSRLKVMFNSPEYSTNSSYTNKPQSITCIAIVEDNDFWRAVEESVAISEPFLKVLREVSAGKPAVGSIYELMTRAKESIRTYYIMDENKCKTFLDIVDRKWREQLHSPLHAAAAFLNPSIQYNPEMKFIPAMKEDLYKVLEILLPMPDMRRDITNQICTFTKVRGMFACNLAKEARDTVPPGLWWEQYGDSAPVLQRVAIRILSQVCSSFTFERHWNTFQQIHSEKRNKIDKETLNDLVYINYNLKLARQMRTKSLEADPIQFDDIDMTSEWVEESDNPSPTQWLDRFGTALEGSDLNTRQFNAAIFGASDHIFNL
- the LOC142621224 gene encoding uncharacterized protein LOC142621224 isoform X3, coding for MVREKDICWEYAEKLEGNKVRCKFCQRVLNGGISRLKHHLSRLPSKGVNPCTKVRDDVTDRVRAIIAQKEEIKENSCVTKPKLVEAKPPGNISVVKASMPLESVVSPVQKVFPSVTPIAPPSLNNQENAEKNIALFFFENKLDFSVARSSSYQLMIDAVAKCGPGFTGPSAEILKTIWLERIKSEVSLQLKDVEKEWTTTGCTIIADTWTDNKSRALINFLVSSPSRTFFHKSVDASSYFKNTKCLADLFDSVIQDFGPENVVQIIMDSSFNYTGIATHIAHNYRTIFVSHCASQCLNLILEEISKVDWYTGAQELIKTGITKSISHFLSLQSLLKQRSRLKVMFNSPEYSTNSSYTNKPQSITCIAIVEDNDFWRAVEESVAISEPFLKVLREVSAGKPAVGSIYELMTRAKESIRTYYIMDENKCKTFLDIVDRKWREQLHSPLHAAAAFLNPSIQYNPEMKFIPAMKEDLYKVLEILLPMPDMRRDITNQICTFTKVRGMFACNLAKEARDTVPPGLWWEQYGDSAPVLQRVAIRILSQVCSSFTFERHWNTFQQIHSEKRNKIDKETLNDLVYINYNLKLARQMRTKSLEADPIQFDDIDMTSEWVEESDNPSPTQWLDRFGTALEGSDLNTRQFNAAIFGASDHIFNL